One window from the genome of Antricoccus suffuscus encodes:
- a CDS encoding acyl-CoA dehydrogenase family protein, protein MTAQTLTRSTTAKPSTTNINDAEKFLANFSSTLDRVFHDRIDADLMESSRGIPSFVMRDVLAAEPVRAFIPSKFGGYGDTPIAGQAMLDLASYHSMSLGLTLGINSALFVQPVAKYADEQVAARVLNKIGSGAAMGGLMITEPDFGTDALGMRTSWHDENGRYRIRGTKHWAGLTGCADYWLMMARPMNDSGDLSQGVDMFICEQDDPQQKIEVIEYYKSLGLYGIPYGKNKVDVSVPADHRLQGGRGGLRMMLDTLHRSRVQFPAMSVGFVRRMVDEAIDHCHTRVAGGKRLVEHDQVRSRLARMQGQLTAISALGLYAAENAHLEHDLSRIGREANAIKSVCTDYMHDSAHSLLQLVGAKGYRQDHIAGRAIVDARPFQIFEGSNDVLYAQVGTKIVETMRKKGTDNLGEYLRNDPATARAAEVMGAALNVVVCDRPQQRRLVEVGAVFARVFALEAVLELGSRGFAPDHIAAAIGMLREDAGRWLNDLRAQLAPDVAPDSIGYGAWMPYLKA, encoded by the coding sequence ATGACCGCTCAGACACTGACCAGGTCCACTACCGCCAAGCCCAGCACCACAAACATCAACGACGCGGAGAAGTTTCTGGCTAACTTCTCCTCGACACTCGATCGGGTCTTCCACGACCGGATCGATGCCGACCTCATGGAGTCGTCTCGCGGCATACCGTCGTTTGTCATGCGCGATGTGTTGGCGGCGGAACCGGTCAGGGCGTTCATTCCCAGCAAGTTCGGCGGTTACGGCGACACACCGATCGCCGGCCAGGCCATGCTCGACCTCGCGTCGTACCACTCGATGTCGCTTGGGCTCACGCTCGGTATCAACAGCGCGCTATTCGTCCAGCCGGTCGCGAAGTACGCCGACGAGCAGGTCGCCGCTCGCGTGCTCAACAAGATCGGATCCGGTGCCGCAATGGGCGGGCTGATGATCACCGAGCCCGACTTCGGCACCGATGCGCTCGGCATGCGTACGTCGTGGCACGACGAGAACGGCCGCTACCGCATTCGCGGCACCAAGCACTGGGCCGGCCTGACCGGGTGCGCGGACTACTGGCTCATGATGGCCCGCCCCATGAACGACTCCGGCGATCTCAGCCAGGGCGTCGACATGTTCATCTGCGAGCAGGACGATCCGCAGCAGAAGATCGAGGTCATCGAGTACTACAAGTCGCTTGGCCTCTATGGCATTCCTTACGGCAAGAACAAGGTCGATGTATCGGTTCCTGCGGATCATCGCCTGCAAGGCGGCCGCGGTGGCCTGCGGATGATGCTCGATACGCTGCACCGCAGCCGAGTGCAGTTTCCGGCCATGTCCGTCGGGTTCGTACGCCGGATGGTCGACGAGGCGATCGATCACTGCCACACCCGGGTCGCCGGCGGCAAACGGCTCGTCGAGCACGACCAGGTGCGCTCCCGGCTCGCCCGCATGCAGGGCCAGCTGACGGCGATCTCCGCGCTCGGCCTGTATGCCGCCGAAAACGCGCATCTTGAGCACGACCTGTCACGGATCGGTCGCGAGGCCAACGCGATCAAGTCCGTCTGCACCGATTACATGCATGACTCCGCGCATTCGCTGCTGCAGCTGGTCGGCGCTAAGGGCTACCGGCAGGACCACATCGCCGGCCGCGCGATCGTCGATGCCCGTCCGTTCCAGATCTTCGAGGGCTCCAACGACGTGCTCTACGCACAGGTGGGCACCAAGATCGTCGAGACCATGCGCAAAAAGGGCACCGACAATCTCGGTGAGTACCTGCGCAACGATCCAGCGACGGCACGCGCCGCCGAGGTCATGGGCGCGGCGCTCAACGTAGTCGTCTGCGACCGTCCGCAGCAGCGTCGACTCGTCGAGGTCGGCGCGGTATTCGCCCGCGTCTTTGCACTTGAAGCCGTGCTGGAGCTCGGCTCTCGCGGGTTCGCTCCGGACCATATTGCCGCCGCCATCGGAATGCTCCGCGAGGACGCGGGTCGCTGGCTCAACGACTTGCGCGCACAGCTCGCGCCCGACGTCGCACCGGACTCGATCGGCTACGGCGCCTGGATGCCTTACCTCAAGGCTTGA
- a CDS encoding MerR family transcriptional regulator, with amino-acid sequence MEWSIHELSTAAGTTSRTLRHYGELGLLEPTRLGANGYRYYDQSSLLRLQRILILRELGVGLGSIADILHGQEDTAEALRGHLEDLRRDQERLGRQIASVSSTIEKLERGEALMATESLNGFDHTQYKDEVVERWGKEAYESGDRWWRSMSDDDKKRHHQVHLDLVRDYGEAQMAGRSVDSDEVQDVVRRHYDWIAASGTRPGKDYFTGLGQMYVDDPRFGANYTTQRADGAEYVRDAMKVYAERNL; translated from the coding sequence ATGGAGTGGTCGATACACGAGCTGTCCACGGCCGCCGGTACGACGAGCCGCACGCTGCGGCACTACGGCGAGCTGGGGCTGCTTGAGCCGACCCGGTTAGGCGCCAACGGCTACCGCTACTACGACCAGTCGTCTCTGCTCCGCCTGCAACGCATCCTCATCCTGCGCGAACTAGGCGTCGGATTGGGCTCGATCGCGGACATCCTGCACGGTCAGGAAGATACAGCCGAGGCGTTGCGGGGCCATCTCGAGGACCTGAGGCGCGACCAAGAGCGGCTTGGCCGGCAGATCGCGTCGGTGTCATCAACTATCGAGAAACTCGAAAGGGGTGAAGCGCTGATGGCAACGGAATCCCTCAATGGCTTCGACCACACGCAATACAAGGACGAGGTCGTCGAACGCTGGGGCAAGGAAGCTTACGAAAGTGGCGATCGCTGGTGGCGGTCGATGTCCGACGACGACAAAAAGCGGCATCACCAGGTGCATCTGGATCTCGTCCGGGATTACGGCGAGGCCCAGATGGCTGGGCGATCGGTTGACTCGGACGAGGTGCAGGACGTCGTACGTCGGCATTACGACTGGATCGCGGCTAGCGGTACGAGGCCGGGCAAGGACTATTTCACCGGTCTAGGCCAGATGTACGTCGACGATCCACGGTTCGGCGCGAACTACACCACCCAACGCGCCGACGGTGCCGAGTACGTGCGAGACGCGATGAAGGTCTACGCCGAGCGCAACCTGTAG
- a CDS encoding DUF1707 SHOCT-like domain-containing protein: MTDTPHTSDGHLRIGDAEREIVIGRLSLAHSLGQLDADEYAERNEAAVNAKTRNDLADLTSDLPDPDGSKTEPRKNALARGAAKIESGARTAWGSHKVLTAVGIVLLLNMIAWTVAGIASGGGPDFEHGEHFGAMHGGGGDYEHGGGPQFLVLPILIGLFIAMGIARRRSHRDQ; this comes from the coding sequence ATGACGGACACACCACACACGTCGGACGGACACTTGCGCATCGGCGACGCCGAGCGCGAAATCGTGATCGGCCGTCTCAGCCTTGCCCATTCACTCGGCCAACTCGACGCTGACGAGTACGCCGAACGCAACGAAGCGGCGGTCAACGCGAAGACGCGTAACGACCTCGCCGACCTCACCAGCGATTTGCCTGATCCCGACGGATCGAAGACCGAACCACGCAAGAACGCGCTGGCCAGGGGCGCCGCGAAGATCGAGAGCGGTGCACGTACCGCCTGGGGCTCGCACAAAGTGCTGACGGCCGTCGGCATCGTGCTGCTGCTCAACATGATCGCGTGGACCGTCGCGGGAATCGCTAGCGGCGGAGGCCCGGACTTCGAGCACGGCGAGCATTTCGGGGCCATGCACGGCGGGGGCGGCGACTACGAGCACGGCGGCGGGCCGCAGTTCCTCGTCCTGCCGATCCTGATCGGGCTGTTTATCGCCATGGGGATTGCTCGCCGTCGCTCGCACCGCGACCAGTAG
- the fdhD gene encoding formate dehydrogenase accessory sulfurtransferase FdhD: protein MGRLTARRDVVRLTEGGSTTRRDTLAVEEPLEIRAAGRQFAVTMRTPGDDIELTQGFLLTEGLIGSREDIRTIRYCDGVDDEGRNTYNVLDVDFAADVDLDAPSLQRNLYVSSSCGVCGKASLDAVRSTSRYATADADLTISAALLCAMPPKLRAAQRIFESTGGLHAAGLFTPDGELLAIREDVGRHNAVDKVIGWALEQGRVPLRRTVLLVSGRASFELVQKAVMAGIPVLAAVSAPSSLAADLAEDSHVTLVGFLRGAEMNIYTHAGRVVRP, encoded by the coding sequence ATGGGCCGCCTGACCGCGCGACGCGACGTCGTCCGCCTCACTGAGGGCGGCAGTACTACCCGCCGCGACACCTTAGCCGTCGAAGAGCCGCTCGAGATCCGGGCGGCCGGACGGCAGTTCGCCGTCACAATGCGCACTCCGGGCGACGACATCGAGCTCACCCAAGGCTTCTTACTGACCGAAGGCCTCATCGGCAGCCGCGAGGACATCCGGACGATCCGATACTGCGACGGGGTGGACGACGAGGGTCGCAATACCTACAACGTGCTCGACGTCGACTTCGCGGCGGACGTCGATCTGGACGCACCGAGCCTGCAGCGCAACCTCTACGTATCCTCGTCGTGCGGGGTGTGCGGAAAGGCCTCGCTCGACGCCGTCCGCAGCACCTCTCGATATGCGACGGCGGACGCGGACCTCACCATCTCGGCCGCCTTACTCTGCGCGATGCCACCGAAACTGCGGGCGGCACAACGAATCTTCGAAAGCACAGGTGGCCTGCACGCGGCCGGGCTATTCACACCTGACGGCGAACTGCTGGCTATCCGCGAGGACGTCGGCCGGCACAACGCCGTCGACAAGGTGATCGGCTGGGCACTTGAGCAGGGCCGTGTCCCGCTGCGGCGCACCGTGCTGCTCGTGAGCGGGCGCGCGTCGTTCGAGCTGGTGCAAAAGGCGGTGATGGCGGGAATACCGGTCCTGGCTGCGGTTTCGGCGCCGTCCTCCCTCGCGGCCGACCTAGCCGAGGACAGTCACGTGACGCTCGTCGGTTTCCTGCGCGGAGCGGAAATGAACATCTACACGCATGCTGGCCGGGTCGTGCGTCCATAA
- a CDS encoding class I adenylate-forming enzyme family protein, protein MTTYATLLTDGAEKHPDKVFLYVDSQDESMVAVTYRDMNERSIAMARALLARGLKPGDRVAIAAPNQIEWLELLFGAARVGIITVTLNIRYRESELSYMLTKSGTKLVVSSARQGDFDFESLYDTLRPHVPSVEDVFFLGGTRAGSTYADLLAAGASYDGDLPAPKPEDPAVILFTSGTTGRPKGATLTHASLIASGSAQNKHVDARHDDVTLGLMPLNHVGGLTCTTTSSLAIGGTVVMLPAFSPASALEALEKYRGTSFGGVPTMWKLMLDHETFPQRDTSALRMAIIGGSNADPALCQQITAAIPGVRLINLYGLSESSGAGVMSAPEDGVAIVSSSIGVPIPGVEARIVDPDPNADGAGELQLRGPGVAAGYWEMPEETAATFADGWLNTGDIGTIDESGHVRLLGRAKEMYLQGGYNVYPVEIENLLADHPTVAMVAGIGVPDTVLGEVGRFYVVPAQGATADAGDLLAYCKEKVANYKVPREIVFVDELPLTPSGKIAKAQLRAQYDAE, encoded by the coding sequence ATGACGACCTACGCGACTTTGCTGACGGACGGTGCCGAAAAGCACCCGGACAAGGTTTTCCTTTACGTCGACTCGCAGGATGAGTCCATGGTCGCGGTGACCTACCGCGACATGAACGAGCGCAGCATCGCGATGGCCCGCGCCTTGCTCGCCCGCGGGCTCAAGCCCGGCGATCGAGTCGCTATCGCCGCGCCCAACCAGATCGAATGGCTAGAGCTGCTGTTCGGCGCGGCCCGCGTCGGGATCATCACCGTCACCCTCAACATTCGCTACCGCGAAAGCGAACTGAGCTACATGCTCACCAAGTCCGGGACGAAGCTGGTCGTCAGTTCGGCTCGGCAAGGCGACTTCGACTTCGAGTCGCTCTACGACACGCTGCGGCCGCACGTCCCCTCGGTCGAAGACGTCTTCTTCCTCGGCGGTACGCGCGCCGGCAGCACCTACGCCGATCTGCTCGCCGCGGGCGCGTCGTACGACGGCGACCTGCCGGCACCGAAACCAGAGGACCCGGCGGTCATCCTTTTCACCTCGGGTACGACCGGGCGTCCCAAGGGCGCGACGCTGACCCACGCCAGCCTGATCGCTTCCGGCAGCGCCCAAAACAAGCACGTGGACGCACGGCACGACGACGTCACGCTCGGTCTCATGCCGCTTAACCACGTCGGTGGCCTGACCTGTACGACGACGAGCTCACTGGCGATCGGTGGCACCGTGGTGATGCTCCCGGCGTTCTCGCCGGCGTCGGCTCTTGAGGCCTTAGAGAAGTATCGCGGCACGTCCTTTGGCGGCGTACCGACAATGTGGAAGCTCATGCTCGATCACGAGACCTTCCCGCAACGCGACACGAGCGCACTACGGATGGCGATCATCGGCGGATCGAACGCCGATCCCGCCCTGTGCCAGCAGATCACCGCCGCGATACCGGGCGTCCGACTGATCAACCTCTACGGCCTGTCAGAGTCCTCCGGCGCCGGCGTCATGTCGGCACCTGAAGACGGCGTCGCGATCGTGTCTTCCAGCATCGGCGTACCGATTCCGGGAGTGGAGGCGCGAATCGTCGATCCTGATCCCAACGCCGACGGCGCCGGTGAGCTTCAGCTACGCGGGCCCGGTGTCGCGGCCGGATACTGGGAGATGCCCGAGGAGACCGCGGCGACGTTCGCCGACGGTTGGCTCAACACCGGCGACATAGGCACCATCGACGAGTCCGGCCACGTGCGACTGCTCGGCCGCGCGAAGGAGATGTACTTGCAGGGCGGCTACAACGTTTACCCCGTCGAGATCGAAAACCTGCTAGCCGATCATCCAACGGTCGCGATGGTGGCCGGCATCGGCGTACCCGACACGGTCCTCGGAGAGGTGGGGCGCTTCTACGTCGTACCGGCTCAAGGCGCAACAGCCGACGCCGGGGACCTGCTGGCCTACTGCAAGGAGAAGGTCGCCAACTACAAGGTGCCACGCGAGATCGTATTCGTCGACGAGTTGCCGCTGACCCCATCCGGCAAGATCGCGAAAGCGCAGCTGCGCGCCCAGTACGACGCCGAATGA
- the fdxA gene encoding ferredoxin, with protein sequence MTYVIAEPCIDIIDRACVEECPVDCIYEGERALYIHPDECVDCGACEPVCPVEAIFYEDDLPDEWVIYLNDNARFFTDLLTDRSEPLGSPGGAAKTGALGVDTELVGTHAPQG encoded by the coding sequence ATGACCTATGTAATCGCCGAACCTTGTATCGACATCATCGACCGCGCCTGCGTCGAAGAATGCCCTGTCGATTGCATCTATGAAGGCGAACGTGCGCTCTACATTCATCCGGACGAGTGCGTCGACTGCGGCGCCTGCGAGCCGGTGTGCCCGGTCGAGGCCATCTTCTACGAAGACGATCTACCCGACGAGTGGGTCATTTACCTCAACGACAACGCGCGCTTCTTCACCGATCTGCTCACCGACCGCAGCGAACCGCTCGGGTCGCCGGGCGGCGCGGCCAAGACCGGCGCCCTTGGAGTGGACACCGAACTCGTCGGCACGCACGCACCCCAAGGCTGA
- a CDS encoding carboxymuconolactone decarboxylase family protein: protein MSKHSHLQYGDIDPIALDNELGMERYLDEGALDPRLVLLVKVRTAELNGCSYCRAMYADQALAMGESPGRLDVLQTWADSPGFFSAREQAALAFAESLHAHGECSVPKPVWHDASLAFEEREVVDLLIVISSINGWSLLESSTHHPTENPPASVCESTA from the coding sequence ATGAGCAAGCACAGTCACTTACAGTACGGCGATATCGACCCGATCGCGCTCGACAATGAACTCGGGATGGAGCGCTACCTTGACGAAGGCGCGCTTGATCCTCGGCTAGTCCTACTGGTCAAGGTCCGCACCGCAGAGCTCAACGGTTGCTCCTATTGCCGCGCGATGTACGCCGATCAGGCGCTCGCGATGGGCGAGTCCCCGGGGCGCCTCGACGTACTTCAGACTTGGGCGGACTCACCGGGCTTCTTCTCTGCGCGAGAGCAAGCCGCGTTGGCGTTCGCCGAGTCGCTGCACGCCCACGGTGAGTGTTCGGTGCCGAAGCCGGTCTGGCACGACGCGTCATTGGCATTCGAAGAACGCGAAGTCGTTGACCTACTCATCGTCATCAGCTCGATCAATGGGTGGAGCCTGCTGGAGTCCAGCACGCATCACCCGACCGAAAATCCGCCCGCTAGTGTTTGTGAGTCCACGGCATGA
- a CDS encoding helix-turn-helix transcriptional regulator: MVSRTGNNALQMLGGSRRRVLGVLREARRPIDVQEVVQRVGLHANTVRFHLDGLVEAGLAKRGAEDRTRPGRPRTTYAAAVLDDPSDQRGYRLLANMLTGYVATEVKDPAAAARRTGRDWGRYLAGRPTPAQNLDAHGATEQVVRRLADVGFAPEAVEHDGATQVLMRHCPFLETAERHSNVVCSLHLGLMQGMLAETGAPVHTDRLEPFVEPSLCIAYLAMDGTGKHDD, from the coding sequence ATGGTCTCGCGGACGGGCAATAATGCTCTCCAGATGCTCGGCGGCAGTAGGCGCCGGGTGCTAGGCGTACTCCGGGAGGCGCGCCGTCCCATCGACGTGCAAGAGGTCGTCCAGCGTGTTGGGTTACACGCCAACACGGTTCGATTTCATCTCGATGGCCTCGTGGAGGCCGGCTTGGCCAAACGTGGGGCCGAGGATCGCACGCGCCCGGGTCGTCCTCGCACGACGTACGCCGCCGCCGTGCTTGACGACCCGAGTGACCAGCGTGGCTACCGATTGCTCGCCAACATGCTGACCGGCTACGTCGCCACCGAAGTGAAAGACCCGGCCGCCGCGGCCCGACGTACCGGACGGGACTGGGGCCGCTACCTGGCCGGACGCCCAACCCCCGCCCAGAATCTAGATGCGCACGGCGCCACCGAGCAGGTCGTGCGGAGGTTGGCCGACGTCGGGTTTGCGCCGGAGGCGGTCGAGCATGACGGCGCGACACAAGTCCTTATGCGGCACTGTCCTTTTCTGGAGACAGCCGAGCGACACTCCAACGTTGTGTGCTCGCTGCATCTTGGGTTGATGCAAGGCATGTTGGCCGAGACTGGAGCGCCGGTGCATACCGATCGGCTTGAGCCGTTCGTCGAACCGTCGCTGTGTATTGCCTACCTGGCCATGGACGGCACCGGCAAGCACGACGACTAG
- a CDS encoding nitroreductase family protein, which yields MTITAEQKQAADWLLSTTRAVRKRLDLERPVEPEVILDCLRLAVQAPTGSNSQGWRWMVVTDQAKRAKLAEFYKSVGNKYMAAKGQEDTDAQTRKVRDSAGYLVDVIEKVPALVIPCIAGKPTSVEQAAGFFGSIHPAIWSFSLALRSRGLGSVWTTFHLAHAQETAELLGIPEGFTQAAMLPVAYTKGTDFKPAVRGPIEDITFWNTWDNSTPE from the coding sequence ATGACGATTACTGCCGAACAGAAGCAGGCCGCCGACTGGCTGCTGAGCACGACCCGCGCCGTACGCAAGAGGCTCGACCTCGAACGCCCCGTCGAACCCGAGGTAATTCTTGACTGTCTACGCCTCGCCGTACAGGCACCTACTGGAAGCAACTCTCAGGGCTGGCGCTGGATGGTTGTCACCGACCAGGCCAAGCGCGCGAAGCTTGCCGAGTTCTACAAATCGGTGGGCAACAAGTACATGGCCGCGAAGGGCCAGGAAGACACCGATGCGCAGACCCGCAAGGTGCGCGACTCGGCGGGCTACCTCGTCGACGTGATCGAGAAGGTCCCTGCGCTCGTGATCCCTTGCATCGCCGGAAAACCGACGAGTGTTGAGCAAGCGGCCGGGTTCTTCGGCTCGATCCATCCGGCGATCTGGAGCTTCTCGCTGGCGCTGCGCTCGCGTGGCCTCGGTTCGGTGTGGACGACCTTCCATCTCGCGCATGCTCAGGAAACCGCGGAGCTGCTCGGGATTCCTGAGGGCTTCACGCAGGCCGCGATGCTTCCGGTTGCCTACACCAAGGGCACCGACTTCAAGCCCGCCGTCCGCGGTCCGATCGAGGACATCACCTTCTGGAACACCTGGGACAACTCGACTCCGGAATAG
- a CDS encoding OsmC family peroxiredoxin, whose protein sequence is MAIAERTAQTVWEGNLPEGAGTVNGGSGALKDLAVTWAARTEAPGGKTSPEELAAAAHSSCYSMALSLMLGKAKTPPEKLTVTAEVTLDEVDGAPTIVSSELTVVGRVPGIEEAAFIKTAEEAAAFCPISRLFAGAQITVDASLEK, encoded by the coding sequence ATGGCAATCGCGGAACGTACGGCCCAGACGGTGTGGGAAGGTAACCTCCCCGAAGGCGCGGGCACAGTCAACGGTGGCAGCGGCGCGTTGAAAGACCTCGCGGTCACATGGGCGGCGCGCACCGAGGCCCCAGGCGGGAAGACCAGTCCCGAGGAGTTGGCCGCAGCGGCACACTCCTCCTGCTATTCGATGGCGCTGTCGTTGATGCTTGGCAAGGCGAAAACGCCCCCGGAGAAACTTACGGTCACGGCCGAGGTGACTCTGGACGAAGTCGATGGAGCACCCACGATCGTATCCTCGGAACTCACCGTCGTCGGTCGAGTACCGGGAATCGAGGAGGCAGCGTTCATCAAGACGGCCGAGGAAGCTGCGGCATTCTGCCCGATCTCCCGGCTGTTCGCCGGTGCGCAAATTACCGTCGACGCCAGCCTCGAGAAGTAG
- a CDS encoding response regulator transcription factor, which translates to MSPIKILIVDDHPIVRDGLHGVFASDASFEVVGEAGNGIEALRRLEQELVDVVLMDLRMPEMGGVEAIGAIRERWPSVRALVLTTFDTDSDVLPAIEAGAIGYLLKDSSAAELKEGVRAAYAGRPMLAPSVAGRLMGQVGKPAAATLSPRETEVLRLIADGSTNRQAAEKLYIGETTIKTHLLHVYEKLGVRDRAAAVGEAYKRGLLG; encoded by the coding sequence GTGAGCCCGATCAAGATCCTGATCGTCGACGACCACCCGATCGTCCGGGACGGTCTGCACGGAGTTTTTGCCAGCGACGCGAGCTTCGAGGTTGTCGGCGAGGCCGGTAACGGCATCGAGGCGCTGCGCCGGCTGGAGCAGGAGTTGGTCGACGTCGTACTGATGGATCTGCGGATGCCCGAAATGGGCGGCGTGGAGGCAATCGGCGCCATCCGCGAACGCTGGCCGAGCGTGCGCGCGTTGGTCCTGACGACGTTCGACACGGACAGCGACGTGCTGCCGGCGATCGAGGCCGGCGCTATTGGCTATCTACTGAAGGACTCCTCCGCGGCTGAGCTCAAGGAAGGGGTGCGTGCGGCGTACGCCGGGAGGCCCATGCTCGCGCCCAGTGTCGCCGGGCGGCTGATGGGCCAGGTCGGAAAACCCGCCGCGGCGACACTGAGCCCCCGCGAGACCGAGGTCCTGCGGCTGATCGCCGACGGCTCCACCAACCGCCAGGCCGCAGAAAAGCTCTACATCGGCGAGACCACGATCAAGACCCACCTGCTGCACGTCTACGAGAAGCTCGGCGTGCGCGATCGGGCGGCGGCGGTCGGCGAGGCGTACAAGCGCGGCCTGCTCGGTTAG